Proteins encoded within one genomic window of Streptomyces sp. NBC_01314:
- a CDS encoding LCP family protein: protein MSAESTPEPGISGKIGTTAPRHRAAKGRRTSRDGHSRAALAVVWTAAGVLVFGGTGIGFLYFKLNENIKSVDINQALGTDRPLDVDNGSQDILVLGSDTRSGSNKKLGGGTDDGSARSDTAMVVHVYEGHKRAGVVSIPRDTLVERPECTDANGKTYPAASYAMFNSAYSTGGAACAVKTVESMTGIRMDHYIEVDFSGFEKLINVLGGVDITTAKDIKDPDSHLNLKAGEHTLTGKQALGLVRTRHGVGDGSDLGRIQLQQAFIKALIEQVKDVGLFSSPTKLYDLAETATDAVTTDSDLDSVKALASFAGGLKGIGSKNMTMVTMPVQYDPADPNRVLVDEAKAKQVWAALKADRTIPKSATKGTATGTAGGVVTAGT from the coding sequence ATGTCCGCCGAGAGCACGCCGGAGCCCGGCATATCAGGGAAGATCGGCACCACCGCCCCGCGCCACCGCGCGGCCAAGGGCCGCCGCACGTCACGCGACGGGCACAGCAGGGCGGCACTCGCCGTCGTATGGACCGCCGCGGGCGTCCTGGTATTCGGCGGCACCGGAATCGGCTTCCTGTACTTCAAGCTCAACGAGAACATCAAGAGCGTCGACATCAACCAGGCCCTCGGCACCGACCGGCCCCTCGACGTCGACAACGGCTCGCAGGACATCCTCGTCCTCGGTTCCGACACCCGCTCGGGCAGCAACAAGAAGCTCGGCGGCGGCACGGACGACGGCAGCGCCCGCTCCGACACGGCGATGGTCGTGCACGTCTACGAGGGCCACAAGCGGGCCGGCGTGGTCTCCATACCCCGGGACACCCTGGTCGAGCGGCCGGAGTGCACCGACGCGAACGGCAAGACGTACCCGGCCGCCTCGTACGCGATGTTCAACTCCGCGTACTCGACGGGGGGCGCGGCGTGTGCGGTGAAGACCGTCGAATCCATGACCGGTATCCGCATGGACCACTACATCGAGGTCGACTTCTCGGGCTTCGAGAAGCTGATCAACGTGCTCGGCGGGGTCGACATCACCACGGCCAAGGACATCAAGGACCCCGACAGCCATCTGAACCTGAAGGCCGGGGAGCACACCCTCACGGGCAAGCAGGCGCTGGGCCTCGTCCGGACCCGTCACGGGGTGGGCGACGGGTCCGACCTCGGGCGCATCCAGCTCCAGCAGGCGTTCATCAAGGCCCTCATCGAGCAGGTCAAGGACGTCGGCCTCTTCAGCAGCCCGACGAAGCTCTACGACCTCGCCGAGACCGCCACCGACGCCGTCACCACCGACTCCGACCTCGACTCCGTCAAGGCCCTCGCGTCCTTCGCCGGCGGACTCAAGGGCATCGGTTCCAAGAACATGACCATGGTCACCATGCCCGTCCAGTACGACCCCGCCGACCCGAACCGTGTGCTGGTGGACGAGGCGAAGGCGAAGCAGGTCTGGGCCGCCCTGAAGGCCGACAGGACGATCCCGAAGTCGGCGACGAAGGGCACGGCGACGGGCACCGCCGGGGGCGTCGTGACCGCCGGCACCTGA
- a CDS encoding trypsin-like serine protease: MSSASGATADTSPTPDKLDVRIAKAMAADDTAKVAEREPSSSASSDGGLEQSAQIIGGSTTTIASAPWMAQLWYYDPTQDLGFFCGGTVVSPTKILTAAHCVDKNYYDWAAYGEIITGTDQLPTAVYNDDGTLDHVDYHGGTRSTLSRQWNHSSWNEDAIDNDVAVLTLSSPVKATPIKMTTSGDTASYTSGTKAKVYGWGRTSSKTQDISQTLKTATLPIVSDTTCGNTWGDYFIKGHMVCAGKPAGGTDATTTATCNGDSGGPLVVNNKVVGVVSWGVTDCVYKGAYPVFAKVSKYVGATYPRVDDTDISRDGKADVFLRNKETGTGYVRASTGSKLGDRQALPSEAGSWTGYNLVQQTDLNRDGYQDFVLRRSSDGDVFWRRYVPSSDSWTTTQLFDDWKTRTRIITPGDVTGDALPDLLSVDSAGALWIYPGKGTGSFGTRVKVGTGWNSYNAVLGHGDFTGDGKADLIARTKTGSNVYLYKGAGKSGTGAFAARVKVRSDWSAYNTLITPGDVSGDGKADLLARTPAGTLYLYKGTGKATSEIFSTRVSVGTSYAQYDLLG, from the coding sequence ATGTCGTCGGCGAGTGGGGCGACAGCCGACACCAGCCCGACGCCCGACAAGCTGGATGTGCGGATCGCCAAGGCGATGGCGGCGGACGACACCGCGAAGGTCGCCGAGCGGGAGCCGTCGTCGAGCGCGAGTTCCGACGGTGGCCTGGAGCAGTCCGCCCAGATCATCGGCGGCTCGACGACCACGATCGCCTCGGCGCCGTGGATGGCCCAGCTCTGGTACTACGACCCGACCCAGGACCTTGGCTTCTTCTGCGGCGGCACGGTCGTCTCGCCGACGAAGATCCTCACCGCCGCGCACTGCGTCGACAAAAACTACTACGACTGGGCCGCGTACGGCGAGATCATCACCGGTACCGACCAGCTGCCCACGGCCGTCTACAACGACGACGGCACCCTTGACCACGTCGACTACCACGGCGGCACCCGCAGCACGCTGTCGCGCCAGTGGAACCACTCCTCGTGGAACGAGGACGCGATCGACAACGACGTGGCCGTCCTGACGCTCTCGTCGCCGGTCAAGGCCACGCCGATCAAGATGACGACGTCGGGCGACACCGCCTCGTACACGTCCGGCACCAAGGCCAAGGTCTACGGGTGGGGCCGTACCAGCTCCAAGACCCAGGACATCTCGCAGACGCTGAAGACGGCCACGCTGCCGATCGTCAGTGACACGACCTGCGGGAACACGTGGGGCGACTACTTCATCAAGGGCCACATGGTCTGCGCGGGCAAGCCCGCCGGCGGCACCGACGCCACGACCACCGCCACCTGCAACGGTGACTCCGGTGGCCCGCTCGTCGTCAACAACAAGGTCGTCGGCGTCGTCTCGTGGGGCGTCACGGACTGTGTGTACAAGGGCGCCTACCCGGTCTTCGCCAAGGTCAGCAAGTACGTCGGCGCGACCTACCCGCGGGTCGACGACACCGACATCAGCCGGGACGGCAAGGCCGACGTCTTCCTGCGCAACAAGGAGACCGGCACGGGCTACGTCCGCGCCTCCACGGGGTCCAAGCTCGGTGACCGCCAGGCCCTGCCCTCCGAGGCGGGCAGCTGGACGGGGTACAACCTCGTCCAGCAGACGGACCTGAACCGGGACGGCTACCAGGACTTCGTCCTGCGCCGCTCCTCCGACGGTGACGTCTTCTGGCGGCGGTACGTGCCCTCGTCCGACTCCTGGACGACGACGCAGCTCTTCGACGACTGGAAGACCCGCACCCGGATCATCACCCCCGGTGATGTCACCGGCGACGCCCTGCCCGACCTGCTCTCGGTCGACTCGGCGGGCGCCCTGTGGATCTACCCGGGCAAGGGCACCGGTTCCTTCGGTACCCGCGTCAAGGTCGGCACGGGCTGGAACAGCTACAACGCGGTGCTCGGTCACGGCGACTTCACCGGCGACGGCAAGGCCGACCTGATCGCGCGCACCAAGACCGGCTCGAACGTCTACCTCTACAAGGGCGCCGGCAAGTCCGGCACGGGCGCCTTCGCCGCCCGTGTGAAGGTCCGCTCGGACTGGAGCGCCTACAACACGCTCATCACTCCCGGTGACGTGAGCGGCGACGGCAAGGCGGACCTCCTGGCCCGCACGCCGGCCGGCACGCTGTACCTCTACAAGGGCACCGGCAAGGCCACGAGCGAGATCTTCAGCACACGGGTCTCGGTCGGCACGAGCTACGCCCAGTACGACCTGCTCGGCTGA
- the rho gene encoding transcription termination factor Rho, translated as MSDTTDLMGARVEDTAAAPATDAAPASGAGSRRRRGTGLEGMVLAELQQVASGLGIRGTARMRKSQLIEVIKDAQAGGGAPAKAEAATETKPKRRATSKARTGDDAAPAEKAAAKKAEAPAEKAEKAVAQQQIEIPGQPAGGDEAPTERRRRRATADAGSPETVTAEAKSEPKAETPAQAEAKADAADQGGEGRQGRRDRGRDRGERTDRTERTDRTDRTDRTDRTDRTDRTERGRRGKSDEQQAGGGQPQRDRGQQQSQQQSQQQSGRQDRQDRQRDNGPQDDDDFDGGRRGRRGRYRDRRGRRGRDEIGTPEPQLADDDVLIPVAGILDILDNYAFIRTSGYLPGPNDVYVSLAQVRKNGLRKGDHVTGAVRQPKDGERREKFNALVRLDSANGMAAESGRGRPEFNKLTPLYPQDRLRLETDPGVLTTRIIDLVAPIGKGQRGLIVAPPKTGKTMILQAIANAITVNNPECHLMVVLVDERPEEVTDMQRSVKGEVISSTFDRPAEDHTTVAELAIERAKRLVELGHDVVVLLDSITRLGRAYNLAAPASGRILSGGVDSTALYPPKRFFGAARNIEDGGSLTILATALVDTGSRMDEVIFEEFKGTGNAELKLDRKLADKRIFPAVDVDASGTRKEEILLAPDELAVVWKLRRVLHALDQQQAVELLLDKMKQTKSNAEFLMQIQKTTPGSGD; from the coding sequence GTGAGCGACACCACCGATCTGATGGGCGCACGTGTCGAGGACACCGCTGCCGCGCCCGCCACGGACGCCGCGCCTGCCAGCGGTGCCGGCTCCCGGCGGCGCCGTGGCACCGGCCTCGAGGGCATGGTGCTGGCCGAGCTGCAACAGGTCGCATCCGGCCTCGGCATCAGGGGCACCGCGCGGATGCGCAAGAGCCAGCTGATCGAGGTCATCAAGGACGCGCAGGCGGGAGGGGGTGCCCCGGCGAAGGCCGAGGCAGCCACCGAGACCAAGCCGAAGCGCCGCGCCACCTCAAAGGCACGCACGGGCGACGACGCCGCCCCGGCCGAGAAGGCCGCCGCCAAGAAGGCCGAGGCGCCCGCCGAGAAGGCCGAGAAGGCCGTGGCCCAGCAGCAGATCGAGATCCCCGGCCAGCCGGCCGGTGGCGACGAGGCGCCCACCGAGCGCCGCCGGCGCCGTGCCACCGCCGACGCGGGGAGCCCCGAGACGGTCACCGCCGAGGCCAAGAGCGAGCCCAAGGCCGAGACGCCTGCCCAGGCCGAGGCCAAGGCCGACGCCGCCGACCAGGGCGGCGAGGGCCGTCAGGGCCGCCGTGACCGCGGTCGTGACCGCGGTGAGCGCACCGACCGGACCGAGCGCACCGACCGGACCGACCGCACGGATCGGACCGACCGCACGGATCGGACCGACCGGACCGAGCGCGGCCGTCGGGGCAAGAGCGACGAGCAGCAGGCCGGCGGTGGCCAGCCGCAGCGTGACCGCGGCCAGCAGCAGAGCCAGCAGCAGAGCCAGCAGCAGAGCGGTCGCCAGGACCGTCAGGACCGCCAGCGTGACAACGGCCCGCAGGACGACGACGACTTCGACGGCGGACGCCGTGGCCGTCGCGGCCGCTACCGCGACCGTCGTGGCCGTCGGGGCCGTGACGAGATCGGCACCCCGGAGCCGCAGCTCGCCGACGACGACGTCCTGATCCCCGTCGCGGGCATCCTGGACATCCTCGACAACTACGCGTTCATCCGTACGTCGGGCTACCTGCCGGGCCCGAACGACGTGTACGTGTCGCTCGCCCAGGTCCGCAAGAACGGCCTGCGCAAGGGTGACCACGTCACCGGCGCGGTCCGGCAGCCCAAGGACGGCGAGCGCCGCGAGAAGTTCAACGCGCTGGTCCGCCTCGACTCCGCGAACGGCATGGCCGCCGAATCGGGCCGTGGCCGACCGGAGTTCAACAAGCTGACGCCGCTCTACCCGCAGGACCGGCTCCGTCTGGAGACCGACCCGGGCGTCCTCACCACCCGCATCATCGACCTCGTCGCGCCGATCGGTAAGGGCCAGCGCGGTCTGATCGTGGCCCCGCCGAAGACCGGCAAGACCATGATCCTGCAGGCGATCGCCAACGCGATCACCGTCAACAACCCCGAGTGCCACCTGATGGTCGTCCTTGTCGACGAGCGTCCGGAAGAGGTCACCGACATGCAGCGGTCGGTGAAGGGCGAGGTCATCTCCTCGACCTTCGACCGTCCGGCCGAGGACCACACGACGGTCGCCGAGCTCGCCATCGAGCGTGCCAAGCGACTCGTCGAGCTGGGCCACGACGTGGTCGTGCTGCTCGACTCGATCACGCGTCTGGGCCGTGCCTACAACCTGGCGGCGCCGGCCTCCGGCCGCATCCTGTCCGGTGGTGTCGACTCGACCGCCCTGTACCCGCCGAAGCGCTTCTTCGGTGCGGCCCGCAACATCGAGGACGGCGGCTCGCTGACCATCCTCGCCACCGCGCTGGTGGACACCGGGTCCCGCATGGACGAGGTCATCTTCGAGGAGTTCAAGGGCACGGGCAACGCCGAGCTGAAGCTCGACCGGAAGCTCGCGGACAAGCGGATCTTCCCCGCGGTGGACGTGGACGCGTCCGGTACGCGTAAGGAAGAGATCCTGCTCGCCCCCGACGAACTCGCCGTCGTCTGGAAGCTGCGCCGGGTGCTGCACGCCCTCGACCAGCAGCAGGCGGTCGAGCTGCTTCTCGACAAGATGAAGCAGACGAAGTCGAACGCCGAGTTCCTGATGCAGATTCAGAAGACGACGCCGGGCAGCGGCGACTAG
- the thrB gene encoding homoserine kinase — translation MAGPAFRAAAVRVRVPATSANLGPGFDALGLSLGLYDDVVVRVADSGLHVDIAGEGSETLPRDERHLLVRALRTAFDLLGGQPRGLEIVCANRIPHGRGLGSSSAAICAGIVAARAVTIGGENRLDDAALLELATEIEGHPDNVAACLLGGFTLSWMEAGAARAIRMEAADSIVPVVFVPGKPVLTETARGLLPRTVPHVDAATNAGRAALLVEALTRRPELLLPATEDRLHQEYRAPAMPESAALVERLRADGVPAVISGAGPTVLALADEASADKVADLAGVGWAANRLDLDARGACVLPLTTTVAEPGTGGGDE, via the coding sequence ATGGCCGGTCCAGCGTTCCGCGCCGCCGCCGTACGGGTGCGCGTTCCCGCCACCAGCGCCAACCTCGGTCCGGGCTTCGACGCCCTGGGCCTGTCGCTGGGGCTCTATGACGACGTGGTCGTCCGGGTGGCCGACTCCGGCCTGCACGTCGACATCGCGGGGGAGGGCAGCGAGACCCTCCCGCGCGACGAGCGGCATCTGCTCGTGCGCGCCCTGCGCACCGCCTTCGACCTGCTGGGCGGGCAGCCCCGGGGCCTCGAGATCGTGTGCGCCAACCGCATTCCGCACGGCCGCGGTCTCGGCTCCTCCTCCGCCGCCATCTGCGCCGGCATCGTCGCCGCCCGCGCCGTCACCATAGGCGGCGAGAACCGGCTCGACGACGCCGCGCTGCTCGAACTGGCCACAGAGATCGAGGGCCACCCCGACAACGTCGCGGCCTGTCTCCTCGGCGGCTTCACGCTCTCCTGGATGGAGGCCGGCGCCGCGCGGGCGATCAGGATGGAGGCCGCGGATTCCATCGTTCCGGTGGTTTTCGTTCCCGGAAAGCCCGTTCTGACGGAGACGGCGCGCGGACTGCTCCCGCGCACCGTCCCGCACGTCGACGCAGCGACCAACGCGGGCCGGGCGGCCCTCCTCGTGGAAGCCCTGACCAGGCGCCCCGAGCTGCTGCTGCCCGCCACCGAGGACCGGCTGCACCAGGAGTACCGGGCGCCCGCCATGCCGGAGAGCGCGGCCCTGGTCGAGCGCCTGCGGGCCGACGGCGTCCCGGCGGTCATCTCCGGCGCCGGACCCACGGTCCTGGCCCTGGCCGACGAGGCCAGCGCCGACAAGGTGGCCGATCTCGCGGGTGTGGGCTGGGCCGCCAACCGGCTGGACCTCGACGCCCGAGGGGCGTGTGTCCTGCCGCTCACCACCACCGTGGCCGAACCCGGCACCGGCGGCGGCGACGAATAG